In Deltaproteobacteria bacterium, the sequence GGGCGGGCTCGCTTCCGTTCGTGAATGTCTTCTACGCGCGCGTGGGGCAGGTGATCGGAAGCCGGGAGAACGTGCGCGAGCTGCTCGACGCGAAGCAGCTCGTGCTGATCTTCCCCGAGGGCATGGCGGGGATCCGCAAGCGCGCGGCGGATCGCTACGTGCTTCAGTCGTTCCATCTCGGCTTCGTCGAGGAGTCGCTGCGCCACCGTGTTCCGATCATCCCGGTCGCGATCGTCGGCGCCGACGACCAGGCGCCGCTGCTCTACGACGCTCAGCCGCTCGCCAAGCTGCTCGGTCTGCCATTCTTCCCGATCACACCGACGTTCCCGCTGCTCGGGCCGATCGGACTGCTGCCCTACCCCGTTCGCTACGAGATCGCCTACGGCGAGCCGTTCCGATTCCACGAGGAGTTTCCCGCCGAGACCGCCGACGATCCCCACGCCGTGCGTTATCTGGCCGAGCAGGTGCGCCGCCGCATCCAGGAGATGGTCGACCAGCGTGTCATGGCTCGGCGCGCGAAGAGGGCGTGATGCGCCGCGTGCTCGTCACCCACATCGAGTCTCCGGTCGGCCGTCGCCTCGCCAAGGCGCTCTTCCACGATCCCGACGTCGCGCTCGTCGTCGGCGTCGGCACGGAGGCCGAGCCGACGTTTCTGGCTCCGTACCGCGGGAAGATCGCCTACCAGCGACTCGATCTCGCGAAGGCGCGGCATCTGCAGAGCTTCCTGCACTCGGAACGATTCGCGCGCGCGCGAGTCGACTCCGTGATCCACCTGCCATTCGCGATCGAGCAGCCCGGAGAGCGCGTGCCCGGTGGGCTACCCTCGCTGGTGTCGGAGACGCGCCGCCTCGTCGAGGAATGCGTATCGAGGCCGGCGATCGAGCGCTTCGTCTATCTCTCGAGCGTCTTCGTGTACAGCGCGGAGCCGGGCAACGTGAACCTGGTCTCGGAGAACCAGCTGCTCGGCTTCGACGGAGAGGGCGACCTCGACGTCCGAGCGTGGATCGATGCGGACCTGATCTGCCAGGGCGAACTGCATGGCTCTGCGCTCCGGACCACGATCCTGCGCGCAGCCACGATCGTGACCGAAACCGGCGAGTTCCTGAACTCGCCGCCGCTCCGGCCAGGCCCGGCGCCGGTCGGGTACGACCCGATGCTCTCGGTGGTCTCGGAACGCGACGTCGCGCGCGCGCTCGTGCTCGCGCTGCACGCGGACCGAGCCGGGATCTACAACATCGCCAGCCACGAGATCTTCCCGCGCTCGCAGCTCCGCGAATCGGTCCGGCGTCTCGGGCCGATCGCGCTTCCCACCGCGCTCGGGGGCGCGATCTCGCTGCTCGAGCAGGCGCTCGGCCGCCGCGCTGCTCACACCACGGCATTCCACCGCTACGGAATCGTCGTGAACACGCGGCTCGCGCACGACGTGCTCGGTTTCGAGCCGCAGTACCGCATCGAGGTTCGCGGCCAGGGCGCGAGACGGCGCATCGACGCCGTTCGATGTCGCTAGCGCGTCAGCGCCTGGCGTCGAGGTCGCCGCGGATCAGGGCGTAGCCCTTCTCGTCGAGCTCGAAACGGGCGAAGAGCAGAGCGCCGATCAGGTAGCACGCCGCCGGGAACAGCCCGTAGAGCGCGAGGATGGTGAGCTTCACCTCTGGCGTCTGATCTACGTTCGGCACGTATCCGGAGAACGTGAGGACGAAGCCGGTCAGCGCCTGCGTGAGCCCGGTGGCGATCTTGAACACGAAGTTCCAGGCCGCAAAGTAGGCGCCCTCCTTACGCTCTCCGGTCGCGTGCTCGTCCCAGTCGATCACGTCCGCCTGGATCGACGGCGCCACGATCGCTCCGCAGCTTGCCGCGGTGCCGGCCGCGAACGCGAGCACCGTCATCAGGACGACGGCATTCTCGGAAAGGAACAACATCGCCCCGAAGGAGACGGCCGTGAGCAGCATCGACGCGAGCCAGAGCGCCTTCTTGCCGAAACGCCGGGAGAGCGGCAGCCAGACCGGTACGAAGGCGAAGCTCGCGAACATGTAGACGCCGATCACCGCGGGCGCGAGCTCGCCGCGTTTGACGACGTACTGGGCGACGTACGGAGTCAGGACGCCGATCGTCGCCGCGCCGAGGCTCTCGATCCCGAACACGAGCAGCAGCAGGCGCGCATGCGGATTGCGCCACACGTCGCGGAACGCGCGAAATGGATGCTCCGCGCCTCGACCCTGGAATTCGGGTCGCTCGCGCAGGCGCCAGACGGTCCAGAGGATCAGGATCGCCGTCCCGACTCCGGAGCCGAGTGCGAGCCAGAACACCGTTGTGCGCACGTCGCTCGAGCGATCGAGCGCTAGCAGACCGCCGATCGCCGCGAAGGAGCCGACGATCCAGCCGATGTGTCGGCCGCCGAAGATCCGCGTGCGGTCGTGGTAGTTGTCGGTGAGCTCCGCGCCGAGCGCCGTGTGCGGGATGATCAGGACGCTCGTCGCGAAGTAGAACACGATCACCGAGACGGCCATCCAGACCGTCACCATGACCGGATCCAGATCCTTCGGCGGCGCCCAGATCAGGACGAACGTGAGCCCGAGCGGAAGCATGGACGCGAGCATCCATGGGCGTCGTCGGCCCATCTTCGCTTTCGTGCGATCCGACAGGTAGCCGACGATCGGGTCGACGAACGCGTCCAGCCCGCGGCCCAGCAGCAGGATCATCCCCATCACCGCGGCCGACATTCCCAGCACGTCGGTGGCGAACTTCAGGATGTAGATCGAGAGCAGCAGGAACATGAAGCCGACCCCGAAGGTCGGCGCGACATAGTCGAAGATTGCCGACCACGAGAGAGGGCGCGCCGCGCCGGGCGCGGTAGGCGGCGTTTCGGAGTCCTCGAGGATCGGGGCGGTCGACACTGAACGCAGGCTACCACGGCGGAGCGAGACCCAGCCCGGATGCCCCGCGCCACAGGTAGAGCAGCGACAGCGCCATCACGACCCGCCCCGTCCAGCGGCGAAAACGCGCCTCGGAGAGCGACCCGAGAATCCGCCCGCCGGAGCGCGTGCCCAGGTAGGCGCACGCGACGAGCGCCGGGTAGATCCAGATCGGAAGTCCGTGCTCGAGCTCCGGCCCTGGAACGAGAAGCCCGAAGTAGAGGATCTTCAGCGCGTGTCCGGCCGTCTGCGTGACCGCCTTGGTCGCGATCACCTCGAAGCGGTCCAGCTCCGCGCG encodes:
- a CDS encoding acyltransferase family protein — encoded protein: DLGPPIPELPSFEDRDEAAGTLDRLAGLLLTRRDDDRLAQLFGRLEGRPYDEFGTSPRVARRALAFFKLLYKYWFRVESSGHAVIPEKEGAILAANHGGLLPFDASMVVADGILAGQPPRLVRTVVDRWAGSLPFVNVFYARVGQVIGSRENVRELLDAKQLVLIFPEGMAGIRKRAADRYVLQSFHLGFVEESLRHRVPIIPVAIVGADDQAPLLYDAQPLAKLLGLPFFPITPTFPLLGPIGLLPYPVRYEIAYGEPFRFHEEFPAETADDPHAVRYLAEQVRRRIQEMVDQRVMARRAKRA
- a CDS encoding MFS transporter, coding for MSTAPILEDSETPPTAPGAARPLSWSAIFDYVAPTFGVGFMFLLLSIYILKFATDVLGMSAAVMGMILLLGRGLDAFVDPIVGYLSDRTKAKMGRRRPWMLASMLPLGLTFVLIWAPPKDLDPVMVTVWMAVSVIVFYFATSVLIIPHTALGAELTDNYHDRTRIFGGRHIGWIVGSFAAIGGLLALDRSSDVRTTVFWLALGSGVGTAILILWTVWRLRERPEFQGRGAEHPFRAFRDVWRNPHARLLLLVFGIESLGAATIGVLTPYVAQYVVKRGELAPAVIGVYMFASFAFVPVWLPLSRRFGKKALWLASMLLTAVSFGAMLFLSENAVVLMTVLAFAAGTAASCGAIVAPSIQADVIDWDEHATGERKEGAYFAAWNFVFKIATGLTQALTGFVLTFSGYVPNVDQTPEVKLTILALYGLFPAACYLIGALLFARFELDEKGYALIRGDLDARR